Proteins encoded within one genomic window of Kibdelosporangium phytohabitans:
- a CDS encoding RNA polymerase sigma factor — protein MSTLTDTEAGGQPPPGRDRPDLSGPDPGRVFGWLFDTHAAALRHYLVRRVGETAADDLVSETFVVALHQRHRYDPQRAAVRSWLYGIATNLMRRHVRDETRQLKAHSAETPVDGHANRVAERVDAQAAAQRLAGALTKLSPGDRDVLLLISWAGLDTTEVAEALDIPAGTVRSRLHRVRKQLRKGGEA, from the coding sequence GTGAGCACTTTGACCGACACCGAAGCCGGTGGGCAGCCGCCCCCGGGCCGGGACCGGCCCGACTTGAGCGGGCCCGATCCCGGCCGGGTCTTTGGGTGGCTGTTCGACACCCACGCCGCCGCGTTGCGGCACTACCTCGTCCGCCGCGTAGGCGAAACGGCCGCGGACGACCTCGTCAGCGAGACGTTCGTGGTCGCGCTGCACCAGCGGCACCGCTACGACCCGCAGCGCGCGGCCGTGCGGTCCTGGCTGTACGGGATCGCCACGAACCTGATGCGGCGCCACGTACGCGACGAAACCCGTCAGCTGAAGGCGCATTCCGCCGAAACCCCCGTCGACGGGCACGCGAACCGCGTCGCCGAACGCGTCGACGCGCAGGCCGCCGCGCAGCGACTCGCGGGCGCGCTGACGAAACTCTCCCCCGGCGACCGGGATGTCCTGCTGTTGATCTCCTGGGCGGGCCTGGACACCACCGAAGTCGCCGAAGCACTCGACATCCCCGCGGGCACCGTGCGTTCACGGCTGCACCGCGTCCGCAAGCAACTGCGCAAGGGCGGTGAAGCATGA